The genomic window CAAAACCAGGAAACGCCACGGTAGGAACCGTTCTTCACCTCACGGTCAGTATCCTCAAATTTGTACTCATTCTTGTAAGGACGATACCCGAATGCCCCCCAGTAAAACTGCTCCACCGTTGCAGGCAGTGTCACACCCACTCCCTGCGTGAAACCCAGGACCTCCCATCCCCCAGTGGGAGGATTCACCGGAAGCTCCGTCAGCTTGAATTCACCTGGCAGATAAATTGTGTCCTCTTCCCAGGCAGCCTTTGTATCCGGCCACATGCGCCAGCCTTCATCAGGAAGAAAGAGCTCCTGCGTAGACGAAGGTGTTTGTGCCTCTGCTCCGCGTAGCCCGCATGTAGATAAAAGAAATCCTGAAAAGGCCGCGCCCTTCAAGAAACCCCGGCGGCTGGAAACAATGCTCATGTCTACTCCAGTTTGTTTTGAGTAATGACCGCCAGAGGGTCCCAATCATCCTTACCGCTCAGGAATGCGTGGACCATGTACTTCTCCGCCTCTGCACTCGTCAGGAATTTCGTGTGCGGATCGCGCTCCTTTCGGTGCGCTCCCGGCCCGACAGATTGGTATTCCGCATAGAACGCCGTGTCCAGCGAATGTGTCTCGCCTGGATGCCACTCCCGCCATCCCGCAGGCTGAATATGCTCACCCATCCATGTATTCAGAAAGACAACCGTAGCATACGGTCTCCACGGCCTGCCCAGATAGACATTCGTCACTCCGGGATCTGCTGTCAGCCTGCATTCGTCAAAGACATACGCCGAGTCCTCCTTGGGCTCATGCTTGCCCTGCGCCGTGACAAATCCCTCAGAATGCGGAGTGCTGTGGACCTCGCAGTGGTCGAAAAAAGACTTGCCGTCTCCAAAAATAAAATCCACATTGCCGGCAATGTAGCAATTGGAAAAATATTGCCGTGTCGGCTCACATGAAGTCCCGCCGGAAGGACAATGGCTCCCCGTATAAAGTGTGTCCTGATTCCCCAGCAGATGCACATTGTGAAATACTGCCCGGTCACCCGTCACCAGAAGCGCCAGGGCCTGCGATCCTGCCGGAAGCTGCGGATGCGTCCTGTTCCAGTCATTCTCAAACGTAATGTTCTCCGCAAAAAAGTCGTCTGCAGTTACATTCACTGTGGCGGAATGAAATGTCCCTCCGGAGGTGCCCGCGCTCAGGTCGTAGACCACAACCGTCTTGCTGGCGTCTGGATTGGCGCTGCGCAGCCGGATCCCCGGCTTGTCAATGTGCAGCACTTCACGATAGGTCCCAGGAGCGACCAGGAGCGTGGCACCGCCTGTCGCAGGCGCTTCATCCAGCGCCTTCTGGATGGAATAGTAATCGCCAGTGCCATCGGCCGCCACATAGAAGGTTTTGTCTTCCGGCAGGACCGTGTTCGCCGCCTCCGGCGCAGTTGTTGTCTTCGGAAAAGGAACAAAGCGACCAGCACATGGAATCGGACTGCCCTTATTTGTATCTCTCTCTGTTACAGATACGTCCTCACCGTTCGGCACAAGATTTCCACGGTTGCGCAGCGTAATTTCTGCGTCCCGCGCCTGCATCTTCGACTGCTCCAGCCTATCGGCATAAACATTGTCGAGGGTTACGCCGAGCTTGTGCTGCGCATCCAGACCAAGAAACGTATACGTGCCCGGCGACAACACATGCACGTCCTTCAGCACAATGTCGCGGTATACCGGCAGCGCATTTCCCGAGAAGGTGGTGTACAACGGCGTAAACAGAATCGGGTTCTTCGTATCGCGAATACAAACGTCCTCATAGATCACGTCACGCACAAGCCCGCCCCGGCTGCGATCAGACTTGATGCGAATGCCGTTGTCCGCGCCGTCGATTGTTAGGTCTTGCACCAGAATGTGATGGACGCCGCCCTCAGTTCCGCTGCCAATGGACATCCCGTGTCCTGTATAAAAATGGTTGTGCACAATGGACATGTTCGCGGCCGCACCTGCCTTTCCCGACTTGATCGCTACATTGTCGTCCCCCGTGTGAATGTAGGAATACGCAATCGTTACATTTGTGGACGATCCAGGATCAATGCCATCTGTATTGCGCGCCGTCTTTGGCGTCAGGATCTTCACGCCCCACGCCGTAAATCCATTGGTCTGGTTGACTGCAACATGGAAATTTGGCGAATTGCGCAGGGTAATCCGGTAGAGCGTGAAGTTGTCCGATCGGTTGACCTCAATCAGACGGAAGCAGCTCTGCCCCTTGTCTTCAATCTTGGCCCGATGCGCCAGGTCCCACCATGTTTCGTTCTGCCCTATGAGCTTTTCGCCGCCGCGCCCATCAATCGAGCCGTCCCCCATCACCCCGCTGTCCGGAGCGTTGTTCACAGCAATCAGCGGCCTGCACCCATGCCCTTTTTCACTCACAATGCCGCAGCTTCCTGGAGTGATGTCGTAGTCACGCGGATTGCGCGAGGCAAAGATCGCCGTATTGGCGTCCACCAGCAACGTGACACCCTTTTTGAGCTGCAACGGACCACTCAAAAAAATGTCCTTCTGCCCGTCTGCCTCTAACTCCACCGCCTTCCCCGGCGAACAGGAATCAATCGCCTGTTGGATCCGCTTTGTATCTTCGCGTTGTTCCTCGCGCTCGTCCAATCTCCCCTGGCTCGCCTGCAACTCGGCTTTCAGCACCACACATGAAGGAGGAATGGACGGCTCGGTGACATGACGCGTGTCCTGCCCATAGACCGCAACCGCAAATACAAAAACCAGGGTCCAGCACACATGACGCATAATCTTCTCCAGAAAGCACTCGATTTGGATTGGCTTGTGGTCAGACCATTCAATATAAACAGAACGTGCTGCCCTTGTCACCCTAACCTGAGCAGGAAAAGATCATGGCCGTGCACTGCTACCGCCGTCCCGACCAGAACGAAGCACAGCGGAGTTTTTTTGCATTTCCCCAGCTCCTTGACAGCCCTGTCTTTCAGTCACTAATCTTCATGCACATGCTTCTGTGGACTGACCACTCATGCTTCTGAAAAAAACCTCTCTGATCTGTCTCCTCTGGATTCTGCTCTCAGGTCTATCCCTCGCCCAGACCGCGCCTGCAACACCATCGCGACCCTCTCTTCCCACCCTCTTTCTCATCGGCGACTCCACTGTGCGCAATGGAAACGGAACCGGCGCGAACGGCCTCTGGGGATGGGGCGACCTTCTTCCTGAATACTTTGATCTCTCAAAGATCAACATCGTCAATCGCGCACGCGGCGGACGCAGTAGCCGCACTTTTCTCACCGAGGGCCTCTGGGATGACACCCTCGCCCTCATCAAGCCCGGCGATTACGTCATCATGCAATTTGGCCACAATGATGCGAGCCCGCTTGATGATGCCGCACGCGCACGCGGAACGCTACCCGGCACCGGGGATGAAACGCGCGATATCTGGAACCCCATCACAAAAAAGCAGGAAACAGTGCACACTTACGGCTGGTACATGCGCAAGTTTATAAAAGACACGCTGGCCAAAGGCGCGATGCCCATCATCTGCGCACCGATTCCGCGCAACAACTGGAAAGATGGCAAAGTGGTCCGTAATGAGGACTCCTATGGCGGATGGGCGCGTCAGCTTGCCGGAGAGTTTCACATCGGCTTCATCAACCTGAACGAGATCATCGCAGAAAAGTATGAGACGATGGGCGAAGCAAGAGTCGCGCCGCTCTTTCCTTCCGACCACACCCACACTTCACGCGAAGGCGCAGAGATCAATGCTGAAGCGGTCGTCGCCGGCTTGAAAGCATTGCCAGGAAATCCCTTCAAAAAATATTTTTCGCCAAAAGCGCGCACCATCCATGCCTGGAAAGCCCGATAAATCATCGCCCATATGGAGTCACCGCGCTTACCTGCGGATCGAGCGGCAGCTTCAAGAATTCGGGACGGTCCGGCTGCGCTGGATCAAACCCGCTTTCCGTCTTCACAATTGCCGATGTTAGCGGCAACCCTGCTTCGCGAATACCCTGCACCACGCAGCGTGCTAATTCATACGCGCCATAATCGGTGAAATGCGTGTCATCATTCAACGCTAGCGGCTGATCAGGAAAAGTATTCGCCGGAAAATGCACAAATGCCTTCATCGTTCCCTGCGGCCCCATCGCTTCATACAGCGCCTTGCTCATTGCGTTCAGATCAATCAGCGCGACATGCTGTTGCTGGGCGATTTCCCGCATCGCCGCCGGATAATCTCCCAGCGTTTGAATGATCTTCCCCTCTGCATCAAAAGTGCGGCGGTTCATGGAAGTCACCAGCACCGGCGTCGCACCCTTGCTCCGCGCCATTTGAATCGATTCGGCCAGAGATTGTTTATATTCCGCGATCGAAACAAAACCTTTGCCCGGTTTTTGGTCATTGTGCGCAAACTGCATGAAGAGGTAGTCGCCCGCTTTGAGAGTGCTGAAGATTTTTGCAAAGCGGTTCTCCACCGTGAAGCTGTGGATCGTCTCTCCCGATTCGGCCTGGTCAGAAACGCTCACAGTATCATTGAAGAACACCGGCAGCATCTGGCCCCATGCCGCCCACGGCTCTTTGTCCTGGTCCACCACAGTGGAGTCGCCCGCAAGATACACCACAGGGACCTGGACTTTCTCAATGGTAATGCTGCGGAATGCTGGCTTCTGGCCTATGAATTCAAGCGTCAGCTTGTCGTCCCAATCGAGACTGCCAATTTCGCGCGGCTTCAAGTGGACTTCCTTCCCATCCTCAATACGAGGTGTCCGCACATTCACAATAAATTTCTTGCTGATGCTCTGATGCGGCGCCGTGGCTACAGAAAGCAGCATCAGCCTGCGCGACTCGGCCTTCACCGTGGTGACAGAAGCATCTGCCCCGCCGCCCACCTCTACCGTCACTCGATAATCGCCTTCCGGTACAGCAAGAGAAAAGAAAAACGGCTTGTTTGAAGAACAGGTTCCATCTTTGCTGCTTGGAGCGGCACCGAAATCAAATCCGAATTGCGTGTTCGCGGAATAGAAAGTGTGGGCCGTAAGTTGCTTCGAACTCTTCCCTGGTGAGCAGGCAAACCGCCATGAATTGGTTTCTGCCCGCAAGAAAGAGCAGAAGCAGCCAGTAGCAAAAACCAACGCTAGGACCTTTGCATTCATCGTGTAAGGAAACAAAGCGCTCTCATGTCCTTTTAAGATATGGAGCGCTCATGTCTAATGTTTTGCCATACGCGCCATCTCAGACCCGGCAAGCAGAAACGCGCCCACTCCGTAGTCATAGCTCGCAGTTGGCTTGTACCAGGCAGGCGCCGCGCCTGTCTGCTGAATGCAACCCAGGCGCCCATCGGCATAGATGTGCCCTAGCATTCCCTTCCATGCGTGCGCCACAACAGGCTTGTAGATCTTTCGGTCCAGAATGCCCTCGTTCACTCCCCAGGCCATGGCATACGTGAAGAGTGCAGAGCCGGAGACCTCTGGCAAAGGATAATCCGTGGGGTCAAGCAGAGAAGCATGCCATAGCCCGTCCTTCGGGTCCTGCAATGTTCTTACACGCTCTGCCATCTCTCGCAGCAGGTGGACATAATGTTCGCGCCGCGGATCATTCTTCGGCATAAATTGGAGCGTGCGAACAATCCCCCCCATCACCCATCCATTGCCTCGCGACCAGAAAATTTTCTGGCCGTTCTTTTCCCGCTTGTCCAGAAACGTAACGTCGCGTGCAAACAGGTGCTCTTGCTTGTCATAAAGCAGAGACTCGGTCTGCTGCCAGTGCTCTTCAATGTAATCAAGATACTTTCCGTCGCTGGTTGCCGCATACATCCGGGCCCATACCGGCGGCCCCATAAACAATGCGTCACACCACCACCACTGGATCCGCCCCTCTTTGTCTTTTTCCAGTGGATACAACGCGTCCAGCTCCCGTCGCGTAGGAGCAATCTGCGCAGGATCGCGGTCCAGAAAATACAGCTCAAGATAGGATTGGCCCACGCTCTGGTCATCGGCATTCGGCAGATGTGAGCGCAGCTCCCAGTTATATTTCTTTCCCACCTCGCGCACTGCATCACGATAGCGCGTATCACCGGTAGAGGCTGATGCCGCCATCAGACCGGTGTAGAGCACACTGGAAGTCCAGGTGCGGTCAAACCACGGTTGCCAGGTCTTCAGCTCCCAGTCCGCAACCTTCATCATGGCCTTGTGAATGTCCTTCACCTTCAAAGCAGGCGAGAGGTCCGTTGCCAGAGGGCCGCCGTCTTCCGGATCATCTCCAAAATGCCGCGCATTGTCCTTATCAATGCCAGCGCGCTGCTCCACCGTAGGCTGTGGATATTGGGTTTGTGCCAGGCACGACACAAAAGCCAGAGACGCGAGCCATAGGGCCATCACTGCGCGTCCGGGAAATCTATTTTCCATGCACAGGCTCCCTGGCTACCTCCACGGCGTAGACCTGCTCCTGCCCGGACATATTGGAGCGGAAGACAATCCATTTTCCGTCCGGAGTAAAGTTCACATTCGGTTCCAGCGCATAATCGTGCTTTGACATATTCACCAGCTTTTCTGCTTGGAACACTCCCGGCGTAATGAGATCTTTTTCTTCAACGCCCATATTCGGAATGGGAACAGGGTGAAATAGATAGATCCACTTGCCATCGGGAGCGTGCGCCACCATCTTACTGTCTCCGCCGTCGCCTGCAAAAAGTGTCCCGTCTGGCGAGACGTTGTAGTGTACGGACCACTCATTTCGCTGCAAGTGCCACCAGGTTCGGTGTCCGTCGTAGACGTTGTATCCTGCCACCCAAAAGTCCTCCCCGCGCGGCGTCTGCAGGTCATACCAGATCGTTTTGCCGTCCTGCGACCAAAACTCATGCCCTGCAATCTCCATTTGCATCCTGCGCTTATGGACAAGCATGGGCCCGGTCCCGTCCGTATGAATCAGCCAGATGCGGTCCACTTTATGCCAAGGCCCTTCATGGCAGAACATCAGCAGGTTTGGGTCTGTAGGAGAAAAGAGCAGATGGTTCAGCCATTCCGTGCTGCGGTCCAAGACTTTCTTCTCGCCCGTCTTGATATTAAGCGTGAAAAGCGCCATCGGCAGATGCGCGTTGTATCGCTCTTCCAGCATGTGCCCGCGGCCTTCGCGCGTGCGCGGCGGAGGTGAAAGTTGCTGCGCCTTTTCTGATCCTTGTGGTTCCACATATGTTCCGGCCATCAGCGTCTCGTCTGCATTCACGGTTGCAATGCTACCGTGTGGCGGCATCTCTGCGATCTTTGTCTCCTTTTTGGTCGCAGGGTCCAGATACCACACTGCTCCATCGCGAACAAAGTAGACACGCCCGGTCTTATGTCCCACCATGATGGGGTGCGCATGTGGATCACTGCTCAGCGGCTCAATCCTGCGCGTGCCCAGGTCAACAAATGCCATCCCGTGCGGTGTAGTGATGAGCAGTTTCTTGCCATCCGGTGTATATCCGTTCAGGTTGAAGTAGAGACTGCCACTCCCAGGCTCTTCCGAAAGCTGGACAATACGGTGTCCTGTTTCCGCATCCACCCACTCCTTTGGTGTTTGCTGAGCAACAGCAATCAAAGAAGCAGACAAGAAAGCAAGAGCAGCAGAGCATTTCATAACAAGCATAAAAATGTCCTATTGAAGTGATGGAGAACAACGATCTTTGGTCCCAACCCAAGTCCCGCGCCGTGCAGGGACCTGTCTGTCTTCCCCAGCTTCCCCAAAAAGATGCGGGGCCTCCGATGTCCTGAAGACCCCGCACATGAGCGGGAGGCTAAAAATTTACTCGTGCAGAAAACTGCCAATCACGGTTACCACTTGCCGAACCGACTGTTCCAAATGTTGTGGAGGTGGGCCCCCAGGCCGTGTTAATCCCGCCTTTTGTGTTGTGGTTAAACACATCTGAGCAATCGGCGCGAATGACCAGCTGCAAGCGCTCTGGCGTCAGCTGGAAAGCGCGCTGCAGGCTGGCATCCATGTTCCATGCACTCGGCCCCCACAAACCCCACGGCGCAGTCCTTGGAGCATCGCCAATTTTGTAGACCGGCGTCTTCGTCGCATTTCCAAAGGTTGCAGGAGTACTGAATGCATTCACATCGATGTACTGAATGGTTGATCCAAGCTGCTTTGCAGTAATACCTTTTCCCCAGCTTCCATTCTTCCGCGCTGAACCATGCCCAAAGAAAGCGGGGTTGATGTCCGGCATACACTGGCCCTGTCCGGGAGCGGTGCAGCCGCCCCAGGTGACCGCTAACGGAGTGCCCGAGTGATAGGTATAGATGCTCGACAACTGCCAGCCGCCTGCCAGCGTCCGCACCCAGAAGTGGTCGTTGCCAATGGCCCCTTTTCCGAAGGGCAGTTGATATAAGCCAAACGCCGACAGCGTCTGTGGCATGGAGATGGTCGTATACGATCGCTCGATGCGGTCCATCTTGTATGACTTGCCATTGGACATCGCACCGGCAGGAATCGCAAATCCGCTGCGGAACGTACCATCATCCCCGAGGTTCTTCGAATAGGTGTAATTCACCATGTAACTCAGGCCGTGCCACGGTCTTTGCTGTAGCGAGAACTGAAAAGAGTTATAGCTGATGTTCGCACTGTTTTGCCCCCAGGTATCGCTCACTCCGCTGTACTGCGGAAAGGCGCGCAATACTGTTGCAATCGTGGCCTTGGTGCTGCTGTTCACAAAAACCGAGGGAATGTTCAGCCCGGGCATCGCAGCTTTGGCAATGGCCACGTTGGCCGGCGTGGCCAGCGCATTCAGGATCGGCGTTCCGTCAGATGCCGCTACACCACCTAGTGCCGCCAGATAGACCGGGTCCAGTTGGTCCGACCAGTATCCGCGAATGTTGGAACTCCCTGGCGCCACAAAATGGCTCTGCGATCCGACATAATCCGCGCTTGCAGTCAGCGTATCTGTGATTGCATGCTGGATCCCAAAACTGTAGAAAACAAATTCAGGAGCGCGGCCTGAGAGATAAGGATCTGCATATCCCGGGGCTGAGCTTGCCGTCACAAACTTACCATTGCTTACATAATTGCCCGTGTTCAAAGTCAGGCTGGCTGTGCTTGGCCCCTGCGGTACAGGCAGCGTATAACCGGGGCCTCCAAATGCCGTGTTGGCCAGCCCAATCGATTGAAAATACTGACTATTGTTCAGGTAGAAAGAGGGCCCAGCTGATGCACCTGTCGTGACTTCGGCCGGCGCCGTTGCGCTGATGGTAAAGCCTAACTGCCCGGTGCCATTGCCAGCACCTCCGCGTCCGCCCACGCCGCCTGCATGCGAGTAAGCCACGGCAAAGCCCCCGCGTACGACGGACTTCGGATCAGGCTGGTAAGCAAAGCCCAGGCGCGGCCCAAAGTTTTTCCAGTACGTATGCACAGGAGTCC from Pseudacidobacterium ailaaui includes these protein-coding regions:
- a CDS encoding pectinesterase family protein, which gives rise to MRHVCWTLVFVFAVAVYGQDTRHVTEPSIPPSCVVLKAELQASQGRLDEREEQREDTKRIQQAIDSCSPGKAVELEADGQKDIFLSGPLQLKKGVTLLVDANTAIFASRNPRDYDITPGSCGIVSEKGHGCRPLIAVNNAPDSGVMGDGSIDGRGGEKLIGQNETWWDLAHRAKIEDKGQSCFRLIEVNRSDNFTLYRITLRNSPNFHVAVNQTNGFTAWGVKILTPKTARNTDGIDPGSSTNVTIAYSYIHTGDDNVAIKSGKAGAAANMSIVHNHFYTGHGMSIGSGTEGGVHHILVQDLTIDGADNGIRIKSDRSRGGLVRDVIYEDVCIRDTKNPILFTPLYTTFSGNALPVYRDIVLKDVHVLSPGTYTFLGLDAQHKLGVTLDNVYADRLEQSKMQARDAEITLRNRGNLVPNGEDVSVTERDTNKGSPIPCAGRFVPFPKTTTAPEAANTVLPEDKTFYVAADGTGDYYSIQKALDEAPATGGATLLVAPGTYREVLHIDKPGIRLRSANPDASKTVVVYDLSAGTSGGTFHSATVNVTADDFFAENITFENDWNRTHPQLPAGSQALALLVTGDRAVFHNVHLLGNQDTLYTGSHCPSGGTSCEPTRQYFSNCYIAGNVDFIFGDGKSFFDHCEVHSTPHSEGFVTAQGKHEPKEDSAYVFDECRLTADPGVTNVYLGRPWRPYATVVFLNTWMGEHIQPAGWREWHPGETHSLDTAFYAEYQSVGPGAHRKERDPHTKFLTSAEAEKYMVHAFLSGKDDWDPLAVITQNKLE
- a CDS encoding rhamnogalacturonan acetylesterase; translation: MLLKKTSLICLLWILLSGLSLAQTAPATPSRPSLPTLFLIGDSTVRNGNGTGANGLWGWGDLLPEYFDLSKINIVNRARGGRSSRTFLTEGLWDDTLALIKPGDYVIMQFGHNDASPLDDAARARGTLPGTGDETRDIWNPITKKQETVHTYGWYMRKFIKDTLAKGAMPIICAPIPRNNWKDGKVVRNEDSYGGWARQLAGEFHIGFINLNEIIAEKYETMGEARVAPLFPSDHTHTSREGAEINAEAVVAGLKALPGNPFKKYFSPKARTIHAWKAR
- a CDS encoding rhamnogalacturonan acetylesterase gives rise to the protein MTVEVGGGADASVTTVKAESRRLMLLSVATAPHQSISKKFIVNVRTPRIEDGKEVHLKPREIGSLDWDDKLTLEFIGQKPAFRSITIEKVQVPVVYLAGDSTVVDQDKEPWAAWGQMLPVFFNDTVSVSDQAESGETIHSFTVENRFAKIFSTLKAGDYLFMQFAHNDQKPGKGFVSIAEYKQSLAESIQMARSKGATPVLVTSMNRRTFDAEGKIIQTLGDYPAAMREIAQQQHVALIDLNAMSKALYEAMGPQGTMKAFVHFPANTFPDQPLALNDDTHFTDYGAYELARCVVQGIREAGLPLTSAIVKTESGFDPAQPDRPEFLKLPLDPQVSAVTPYGR
- a CDS encoding glycoside hydrolase family 88/105 protein, translating into MENRFPGRAVMALWLASLAFVSCLAQTQYPQPTVEQRAGIDKDNARHFGDDPEDGGPLATDLSPALKVKDIHKAMMKVADWELKTWQPWFDRTWTSSVLYTGLMAASASTGDTRYRDAVREVGKKYNWELRSHLPNADDQSVGQSYLELYFLDRDPAQIAPTRRELDALYPLEKDKEGRIQWWWCDALFMGPPVWARMYAATSDGKYLDYIEEHWQQTESLLYDKQEHLFARDVTFLDKREKNGQKIFWSRGNGWVMGGIVRTLQFMPKNDPRREHYVHLLREMAERVRTLQDPKDGLWHASLLDPTDYPLPEVSGSALFTYAMAWGVNEGILDRKIYKPVVAHAWKGMLGHIYADGRLGCIQQTGAAPAWYKPTASYDYGVGAFLLAGSEMARMAKH
- a CDS encoding oligogalacturonate lyase family protein, yielding MLVMKCSAALAFLSASLIAVAQQTPKEWVDAETGHRIVQLSEEPGSGSLYFNLNGYTPDGKKLLITTPHGMAFVDLGTRRIEPLSSDPHAHPIMVGHKTGRVYFVRDGAVWYLDPATKKETKIAEMPPHGSIATVNADETLMAGTYVEPQGSEKAQQLSPPPRTREGRGHMLEERYNAHLPMALFTLNIKTGEKKVLDRSTEWLNHLLFSPTDPNLLMFCHEGPWHKVDRIWLIHTDGTGPMLVHKRRMQMEIAGHEFWSQDGKTIWYDLQTPRGEDFWVAGYNVYDGHRTWWHLQRNEWSVHYNVSPDGTLFAGDGGDSKMVAHAPDGKWIYLFHPVPIPNMGVEEKDLITPGVFQAEKLVNMSKHDYALEPNVNFTPDGKWIVFRSNMSGQEQVYAVEVAREPVHGK
- a CDS encoding TonB-dependent receptor domain-containing protein; the encoded protein is MQSAWTANGASGATQNTVPNAFTLVDNLQWVKGNHSMTFGVQMQWLQDNLTSQATYSGILTMGYNANSTANFATGSTSLATNTSGYSYASYLLGAVGGSPSIALQPFSETGGRYNPISPYFQDDWKVTKNLTLNLGLRWDYFPPFKEVLDRWSFLNATGMNPATGTPGVLEFAGHRGADISCNCRTPVHTYWKNFGPRLGFAYQPDPKSVVRGGFAVAYSHAGGVGGRGGAGNGTGQLGFTISATAPAEVTTGASAGPSFYLNNSQYFQSIGLANTAFGGPGYTLPVPQGPSTASLTLNTGNYVSNGKFVTASSAPGYADPYLSGRAPEFVFYSFGIQHAITDTLTASADYVGSQSHFVAPGSSNIRGYWSDQLDPVYLAALGGVAASDGTPILNALATPANVAIAKAAMPGLNIPSVFVNSSTKATIATVLRAFPQYSGVSDTWGQNSANISYNSFQFSLQQRPWHGLSYMVNYTYSKNLGDDGTFRSGFAIPAGAMSNGKSYKMDRIERSYTTISMPQTLSAFGLYQLPFGKGAIGNDHFWVRTLAGGWQLSSIYTYHSGTPLAVTWGGCTAPGQGQCMPDINPAFFGHGSARKNGSWGKGITAKQLGSTIQYIDVNAFSTPATFGNATKTPVYKIGDAPRTAPWGLWGPSAWNMDASLQRAFQLTPERLQLVIRADCSDVFNHNTKGGINTAWGPTSTTFGTVGSASGNRDWQFSARVNF